Proteins found in one Pectobacterium atrosepticum genomic segment:
- a CDS encoding NADH-quinone oxidoreductase subunit L, producing MNLLYLTILFPLLGFLLLAFSRGRWSENTSATVGVGSIGLAALVAAWVVVDFMGQQHTGGVTFFNQHLWTWMTVGNFDISVTLMLDGLSVTMLSVVIGVGFFIHLFASWYMRGEEGYSRFFAYTNLFIASMVVLVLADNLLLMYLGWEGVGLCSYLLIGFYYTNPKNGAAAMKAFIVTRVGDVFLAFALFILYKELGTLNFRELMVLAPQKLAEGSPEITWATLMLLGGAVGKSAQLPLQTWLADAMAGPTPVSALIHAATMVTAGVYLIARTNGLFLMAPDVLHLVGIVGAVTLVLAGFAALVQTDIKRVLAYSTMSQIGYMFLALGVQAWDAAIFHLMTHAFFKALLFLSSGSVILACHHEQNIFKMGGLRKTIPLVYVCFLVGGAALSALPLVTAGFFSKDEILAGAWANGHINLMVAGLAGAFMTSLYTFRMIFIVFHGEEKIKAHAGKGISHHLPLVVLMILSTFIGAMIVPPLHGVLPATTELEHGQLMTLEITSGVVAIAGILLAALLWLGKRQAVNSIAKSAPGRFFSTWWFHAWGFDWLYDHVFVKPYLAIAKLLQRDPLNALMTLPATVIRWGNRGLALSANGQLRWYVASMGFGAVLVLGLLLLV from the coding sequence ATGAACTTACTCTATTTAACAATACTCTTCCCGCTGCTCGGCTTTCTGTTGCTGGCATTTTCCCGCGGTCGCTGGTCGGAAAATACGTCCGCGACCGTCGGTGTTGGCTCGATTGGTCTGGCCGCGCTAGTTGCCGCTTGGGTTGTGGTCGATTTTATGGGCCAGCAGCACACCGGTGGTGTCACCTTCTTTAATCAGCATTTGTGGACATGGATGACCGTTGGCAATTTCGACATTAGCGTAACGCTGATGCTCGACGGTCTCTCTGTGACGATGCTGTCCGTGGTGATTGGTGTCGGTTTCTTTATTCACCTGTTTGCCTCTTGGTATATGCGTGGGGAAGAGGGATATTCTCGCTTCTTCGCTTACACCAACCTGTTTATCGCCAGTATGGTCGTTCTGGTACTGGCTGATAACCTGTTGCTGATGTACCTCGGTTGGGAAGGGGTAGGGCTGTGCAGTTATCTGCTGATCGGTTTCTACTACACCAATCCGAAAAACGGCGCGGCTGCAATGAAGGCCTTCATCGTTACGCGCGTGGGTGACGTCTTTCTGGCCTTTGCACTGTTCATTCTTTACAAAGAGTTGGGCACGCTTAACTTCCGCGAGCTGATGGTATTGGCACCGCAGAAACTGGCTGAAGGTTCACCGGAAATCACCTGGGCTACGCTGATGTTGCTAGGTGGTGCGGTTGGTAAATCAGCACAGCTGCCGTTGCAAACCTGGCTGGCAGATGCGATGGCCGGTCCAACACCGGTATCTGCATTGATCCACGCCGCTACGATGGTTACTGCGGGTGTTTACCTGATTGCGCGTACCAACGGCCTGTTCCTGATGGCACCGGATGTCCTGCATCTGGTAGGTATTGTGGGTGCGGTGACGCTGGTACTGGCGGGTTTTGCCGCTCTGGTGCAAACCGACATCAAACGCGTGCTGGCCTATTCCACGATGAGCCAGATTGGTTACATGTTCCTGGCGCTGGGCGTTCAGGCATGGGATGCCGCGATTTTCCACCTGATGACGCACGCATTCTTTAAAGCGCTGCTGTTCCTCTCTTCTGGTTCGGTGATTTTGGCCTGCCACCACGAGCAGAACATCTTCAAGATGGGCGGCCTGCGTAAAACCATTCCACTGGTTTATGTCTGCTTCCTGGTCGGGGGCGCTGCGCTATCTGCATTGCCGCTGGTTACCGCAGGTTTCTTCAGTAAAGACGAGATTCTGGCTGGCGCATGGGCAAATGGTCACATCAATCTGATGGTGGCTGGATTGGCTGGTGCCTTCATGACCTCGCTGTATACGTTCCGTATGATTTTCATCGTGTTCCACGGTGAAGAGAAAATTAAGGCGCATGCAGGAAAAGGCATTTCTCACCACTTACCGTTGGTTGTGCTGATGATTCTGTCCACCTTTATTGGTGCGATGATTGTTCCGCCGTTGCACGGTGTATTACCGGCGACGACTGAGCTTGAACACGGCCAGTTGATGACGTTGGAAATTACCTCTGGCGTGGTGGCGATTGCCGGTATTCTGCTTGCCGCTCTGCTGTGGCTGGGTAAACGTCAGGCGGTGAATAGCATCGCGAAGAGTGCCCCGGGCCGTTTCTTCTCGACCTGGTGGTTCCACGCGTGGGGCTTCGACTGGTTGTACGACCATGTCTTTGTTAAACCGTATCTGGCTATCGCGAAGCTGTTGCAGCGTGATCCGTTGAATGCATTGATGACCCTTCCGGCTACTGTTATCCGCTGGGGTAATCGTGGGCTGGCGCTCAGTGCGAATGGTCAGTTGCGCTGGTACGTTGCTTCTATGGGCTTTGGTGCCGTACTGGTGCTGGGCTTGTTACTGCTGGTGTAA
- the elaB gene encoding stress response protein ElaB yields MAATKKQPEEIRVDDDLKLLSETLDEVLRYTGDQADQTYLDLKKGAEKALLEVKARIGVTDGYYARAKQVADKADVYVHDKPWHGIGIGATVGLVLGLLLAKR; encoded by the coding sequence ATGGCGGCGACAAAAAAACAGCCTGAAGAAATTCGTGTCGATGATGATTTAAAACTTCTGTCTGAAACGCTAGACGAAGTACTACGCTATACGGGCGATCAGGCAGACCAAACCTATCTTGATTTGAAGAAGGGAGCGGAAAAAGCGCTGCTGGAAGTTAAAGCCCGCATTGGCGTGACTGACGGCTATTATGCGCGCGCGAAGCAGGTAGCCGATAAAGCCGATGTTTATGTGCACGACAAACCGTGGCACGGCATCGGTATTGGCGCCACGGTCGGTCTGGTGCTGGGATTACTGCTGGCTAAGCGCTAG
- the nuoK gene encoding NADH-quinone oxidoreductase subunit NuoK, with product MIPLQHGLILAAILFVLGLTGLLIRRNLLFMLISLEIMINAAALAFVVAGSYWQQPDGQVMYILAITLAAAEASIGLALLLQMYRRRQTLNIDTVSEMRG from the coding sequence ATGATTCCGTTACAACATGGGTTGATTTTAGCCGCTATTCTGTTTGTTCTGGGGCTGACGGGTCTGTTGATTCGTCGTAACCTGCTGTTTATGTTGATCAGTCTGGAGATCATGATCAACGCTGCCGCACTGGCTTTTGTCGTCGCGGGTAGCTATTGGCAGCAGCCAGATGGTCAGGTGATGTACATTCTGGCGATTACGCTGGCAGCAGCCGAGGCCAGTATTGGTCTGGCCTTGTTGTTACAGATGTATCGTCGTCGTCAGACCCTGAATATTGATACAGTCAGTGAGATGCGCGGATGA
- a CDS encoding NADH-quinone oxidoreductase subunit M: MLLPWLILLPFIGGLLCWQLERFGTKVPRWIALIAMGLTLALSLQLWLQGGYSLTAPTGVPQWQSEFYVPWIPRFGIGIHLALDGLSLLMVVLTSLLGVLAILCSWNEIQRYQGFFHLNLLWILGGVIGVFLAIDMFLFFFFWEMMLVPMYFLIALWGHKGSDGKTRITAATKFFIYTQSSGLIMLIAILALVFVHHNATGVWTFNYEDLLKTPMSYGVEYLLMLGFFIAFAVKMPVVPLHGWLPDAHSQAPTAGSVDLAGILLKTAAYGLLRFSLPLFPNASHAFAPIAMWLGVIGIFYGAWLAFKQTDIKRLIAYTSVSHMGFVMIAIYSGNQLAYQGAVIQMIAHGLSAAGLFILCGQLYERLHTRDMREMGGLWSRLKFLPALSLFFAVATLGMPGTGNFVGEFMILFGSYQVVPVITVISTFGLVFASVYSLIMIQRAYYGTPKSDEPLKSMSIRELSIVLLLVVLLVLLGVYPQPILDTSSAAMSNIQQWFMSSAPDSIISTTRP; the protein is encoded by the coding sequence ATGCTACTACCTTGGCTAATTCTTCTCCCCTTTATCGGCGGTCTGCTGTGTTGGCAGTTAGAGCGTTTTGGTACGAAAGTGCCGCGCTGGATAGCGTTGATTGCAATGGGGCTGACACTCGCACTGTCTCTGCAACTGTGGTTGCAAGGCGGTTACTCACTGACAGCGCCGACAGGCGTACCACAATGGCAATCCGAGTTTTATGTGCCGTGGATCCCGCGCTTCGGCATTGGCATTCATCTTGCGCTAGACGGCCTGTCGCTGCTGATGGTGGTGCTGACTAGTTTGCTGGGCGTGTTGGCAATCCTCTGTTCCTGGAATGAAATTCAGCGCTATCAGGGCTTCTTCCACCTGAACCTGCTGTGGATTCTGGGCGGTGTTATCGGTGTGTTCCTTGCCATCGACATGTTCCTGTTCTTCTTCTTCTGGGAAATGATGTTGGTGCCGATGTACTTCCTGATTGCGCTATGGGGGCATAAAGGCTCCGATGGTAAAACCAGAATTACGGCGGCGACCAAGTTCTTCATCTATACCCAGTCGAGCGGCCTGATCATGTTGATCGCGATTCTGGCGCTGGTCTTTGTGCATCACAATGCTACCGGCGTTTGGACGTTCAACTATGAAGACCTGCTGAAGACCCCAATGTCATATGGCGTTGAATATCTGCTGATGCTGGGCTTCTTCATTGCGTTTGCTGTAAAAATGCCGGTCGTGCCATTGCACGGTTGGTTGCCGGATGCACACAGTCAGGCTCCGACAGCAGGTTCTGTTGACTTGGCGGGTATTCTGTTGAAAACGGCGGCCTATGGTCTGCTGCGTTTCAGTCTGCCGCTGTTCCCGAATGCCTCCCATGCCTTTGCACCGATTGCCATGTGGCTGGGTGTGATTGGTATCTTCTACGGCGCATGGCTGGCGTTCAAACAGACGGATATCAAACGCCTGATTGCTTACACCTCGGTGTCGCACATGGGCTTTGTGATGATTGCCATCTATTCCGGTAATCAACTCGCTTATCAGGGCGCAGTGATTCAGATGATTGCGCACGGTTTGTCTGCTGCCGGTCTGTTTATTCTGTGCGGCCAGCTGTACGAACGTCTGCATACCCGTGACATGCGTGAAATGGGGGGGCTATGGTCGCGTCTGAAGTTCCTGCCAGCGCTGTCTCTGTTCTTTGCTGTGGCGACCTTGGGGATGCCGGGTACGGGCAACTTTGTTGGCGAATTCATGATTCTGTTCGGCAGCTATCAGGTTGTGCCGGTGATTACGGTGATCTCAACCTTCGGTCTGGTATTTGCGTCGGTCTACTCACTGATCATGATCCAGCGTGCTTATTACGGTACGCCTAAATCTGATGAACCATTGAAGAGTATGTCGATCCGCGAATTGTCTATCGTGCTGCTGTTGGTGGTATTACTGGTGTTGTTAGGGGTTTACCCGCAACCGATTCTGGATACCTCCAGTGCCGCGATGTCAAATATCCAGCAGTGGTTTATGTCGTCTGCTCCAGATTCAATTATTTCAACAACAAGGCCGTAA
- the treC gene encoding alpha,alpha-phosphotrehalase: MSTSLPWWQNGVIYQIYPKSFQDSTGNGIGDIAGVTARLDYLQQLGIDAIWLTPVYLSPQVDNGYDVADYCAIDPAYGTMADMETLIAEAHRRRIRIVMDMVFNHTSTQHHWFQNAQDRRSPYRHFYIWRDGNDGAPPNNWRSKFGGPAWLWHAESKQYYLHLFATEQADLNWEHPRVRDELKQVCGFWADKGVDGLRLDVINLVSKQQDFPSDTQGDGRRFYTDGPLIHDYLQEFSQDVFQPRGLMTVGEMSSTSLEHCRRYAALDGSELSMTFNFHHLKVDYPNGEKWTLAEPDFIQLKLIFNHWQQGMHNHAWNALFWCNHDQPRIVSRFGDEGEFRVQSAKMLAMVLHGMQGTPYIYQGEELGMTNPGYTQIEQYRDIESLNQFAEQRDRGQVDEQILAILASKSRDNGRTPMQWDESDHAGFTTGTPWITPSQNFPHINAEQSLADKESVFYTYQQLIAMRKALPLLTHGDYKDLLPDHPNVWCYQRTWEGQRLLVLANLSKQPLRWQPPMETHDRRWRLLFSNYSDAQPQPAILELRPFEAIYWIQGMQEKEDKIQE, from the coding sequence ATGAGTACATCACTCCCCTGGTGGCAAAACGGCGTGATTTATCAAATCTATCCGAAGAGCTTTCAGGACAGTACCGGAAATGGCATTGGCGACATCGCTGGTGTCACCGCCCGACTCGATTACCTACAACAGTTGGGCATCGATGCTATTTGGCTGACTCCGGTTTACCTTTCTCCTCAGGTTGACAACGGCTATGACGTGGCCGACTACTGCGCTATCGACCCAGCCTACGGCACGATGGCCGATATGGAAACGTTGATCGCCGAAGCACATCGACGTCGTATTCGTATTGTCATGGATATGGTGTTCAACCATACCTCTACTCAGCACCACTGGTTCCAGAACGCTCAGGATCGCCGCAGCCCCTATCGTCATTTTTATATCTGGCGTGATGGTAATGACGGTGCACCGCCCAATAACTGGCGTTCAAAATTTGGCGGCCCAGCTTGGCTGTGGCACGCGGAAAGCAAACAATACTATCTGCACCTTTTCGCTACCGAACAGGCCGATCTGAACTGGGAGCACCCGCGCGTACGGGATGAATTAAAACAGGTCTGTGGATTTTGGGCGGATAAAGGCGTAGACGGGCTGCGGCTGGATGTAATCAATCTAGTCTCCAAGCAGCAGGATTTCCCGTCAGACACACAGGGCGATGGACGCCGTTTTTATACCGATGGGCCACTTATTCACGATTACTTACAGGAGTTCAGTCAGGATGTATTTCAGCCCCGCGGGTTGATGACTGTCGGTGAGATGTCATCGACCTCACTGGAACATTGCCGCCGCTACGCCGCACTGGACGGCAGCGAACTCTCCATGACGTTCAATTTTCATCATCTGAAAGTTGATTACCCTAATGGGGAAAAATGGACGCTGGCGGAACCTGATTTTATCCAACTCAAGCTGATTTTTAACCACTGGCAGCAGGGTATGCATAACCACGCCTGGAATGCGCTGTTCTGGTGTAATCACGATCAGCCACGCATCGTGTCGCGTTTTGGCGATGAAGGGGAATTCCGTGTGCAATCCGCCAAAATGCTGGCGATGGTGCTACACGGTATGCAGGGCACGCCCTATATCTATCAGGGCGAAGAGCTGGGCATGACCAATCCCGGCTATACACAGATTGAACAATACCGCGATATTGAAAGCCTGAATCAATTTGCCGAACAGCGCGATCGGGGTCAGGTAGATGAGCAAATCTTAGCGATCCTCGCCAGCAAATCACGCGATAACGGCCGTACGCCAATGCAGTGGGATGAGAGCGATCATGCTGGATTTACGACCGGCACACCGTGGATAACCCCCAGCCAGAACTTTCCTCACATCAACGCAGAGCAGTCGCTGGCGGATAAAGAGTCCGTCTTTTATACCTACCAGCAGCTTATTGCTATGCGTAAAGCCCTTCCGCTGCTAACGCACGGCGACTATAAGGATCTGCTGCCAGACCACCCTAACGTCTGGTGCTATCAGCGCACTTGGGAGGGGCAACGGCTTCTGGTTCTGGCAAACCTCAGCAAACAGCCCCTGCGCTGGCAACCTCCGATGGAGACCCACGACCGCCGCTGGCGACTGTTATTTAGCAATTATTCTGATGCACAGCCGCAACCGGCAATACTGGAGTTGCGACCATTTGAAGCCATCTATTGGATACAGGGAATGCAGGAGAAAGAGGATAAGATCCAAGAATAG
- a CDS encoding IS5 family transposase (programmed frameshift), with amino-acid sequence MARYDFPDEAWALISPMLPPERGSSRGGRPYFAHRHVMNGIFWVLCSGAPWRDLPERYGQWKTIYNRFNRWSKAGVMNSIFNKLLQILDEKALIDWDVIALDGSNVRALKAAAGAKKKHPDEREDHGLGRSRGGFGTKIHLATDGTGLPLSFCLSGGQAHESRYAETLLNRVGIIRRSGHLKSRAKAVLADKGYSSNSLRIHLKIKGIKVVIPFKSNEKASQDRRRPLDRCLYKKCNVVERCFAILKENRRIATRSEKTARNYLSMLKLGAIRLFLKRLLS; translated from the exons TTGGCTCGTTACGATTTCCCCGATGAAGCATGGGCGCTGATTTCTCCCATGCTGCCACCTGAAAGAGGTTCTTCCAGAGGCGGGCGTCCTTACTTTGCTCACAGGCATGTCATGAATGGTATATTTTGGGTTCTTTGCTCTGGCGCGCCGTGGCGGGATTTACCTGAGCGTTATGGTCAATGGAAAACTATTTACAACCGCTTTAACCGGTGGTCTAAAGCCGGAGTAATGAACAGTATTTTCAATAAATTACTCCAGATCTTGGATGAAAAAGCGCTGATTGACTGGGATGTTATCGCGCTGGATGGCAGTAACGTTCGCGCCCTGAAAGCGGCGGCCGGTGCGA AAAAAAAACATCCCGATGAACGCGAGGACCATGGGCTGGGTCGCTCTCGCGGCGGCTTTGGCACCAAAATCCATCTGGCGACAGATGGCACAGGGTTACCGCTGAGTTTTTGTCTGAGCGGCGGACAAGCCCACGAAAGCCGGTATGCGGAAACGTTGCTTAATCGGGTCGGGATTATCCGAAGAAGTGGGCATCTGAAATCGCGTGCGAAAGCGGTACTGGCGGATAAGGGTTACTCAAGTAATAGCCTCCGCATTCATTTGAAAATAAAGGGAATAAAAGTGGTGATTCCGTTTAAATCGAATGAGAAAGCTAGTCAGGACAGACGTCGGCCCCTCGACAGATGCCTGTACAAAAAATGCAATGTCGTGGAGCGTTGCTTTGCGATACTCAAAGAAAATCGTCGTATCGCTACACGTTCGGAAAAAACAGCCAGAAACTACCTGAGTATGCTAAAGCTGGGGGCGATCAGGTTATTTTTAAAGCGGTTGTTAAGTTAA
- a CDS encoding PhzF family phenazine biosynthesis protein, with translation MPIVRRFKQVDVFTQQPFKGNPLAVIMEANGLTDEQMQDIARWTNLSETTFVLPATNPLADYHVRIFTPESEIPFAGHPTLGTAHALLEEGLRPKSSGQLIQQCGIGLVPINIGDDESLAFHAPQATIVPFGDEHMPLLEKTLGITNLGANRIDKRYPPAAVHMGIRWLVVRVDSADTCLNITPDAEALAAVENLSQTNGIAIYGPHEGATPADYEVRTFYIERGHLKEDPVTGSANACLAALLRQHHSMNNIDAPLSYLVRQGTMLQRDGRITVTYLNDEPWIGGHSVTIVDGTLQR, from the coding sequence ATGCCTATAGTACGTCGTTTCAAACAGGTCGACGTTTTCACCCAGCAGCCTTTCAAAGGCAATCCGCTTGCCGTCATTATGGAGGCGAATGGATTAACCGATGAGCAAATGCAAGACATCGCCCGCTGGACAAACCTGTCGGAAACCACGTTTGTTCTGCCAGCCACCAATCCTTTAGCGGATTATCATGTCCGCATTTTTACGCCAGAATCAGAGATTCCGTTTGCCGGGCATCCCACACTAGGCACCGCACACGCTTTACTGGAAGAAGGATTACGTCCTAAATCCTCGGGGCAGTTGATACAACAGTGCGGTATTGGTTTGGTTCCAATCAACATCGGTGATGATGAGAGCCTCGCTTTTCACGCGCCGCAGGCCACCATCGTTCCGTTTGGCGATGAGCACATGCCGCTGCTGGAAAAAACGCTGGGCATTACCAACCTTGGTGCTAACCGTATCGATAAACGCTATCCGCCTGCCGCCGTACACATGGGAATTCGCTGGCTCGTGGTTCGTGTAGACAGTGCCGACACCTGTCTGAACATCACACCGGATGCAGAAGCACTCGCCGCCGTGGAAAATCTCAGCCAGACCAACGGTATCGCCATCTATGGACCACACGAGGGTGCAACGCCCGCTGATTATGAAGTTCGCACGTTCTATATTGAACGCGGCCATCTTAAAGAAGATCCCGTGACTGGCAGCGCCAATGCCTGTCTGGCAGCGCTGCTTCGTCAGCATCACTCCATGAATAACATCGACGCACCGCTCAGTTATCTTGTGCGACAAGGCACGATGCTGCAACGTGACGGCCGAATTACCGTGACTTATCTGAACGATGAACCTTGGATCGGCGGGCATAGTGTCACGATCGTTGATGGAACGTTGCAGCGTTAA
- the nuoN gene encoding NADH-quinone oxidoreductase subunit NuoN, with the protein MTITLQQLIALSPLLIVGLTVVVVMLCIAWRRNHFVNATMTVIGLNIALLSLYFVGQVGPTDVTPLLRVDGFSMFYTGLVLLASLATSTFAYPWLQGYPDNRDEFYLLVLIAALGGILLSSANHLASLFIGIELLSLPLFGLVGYAFRLKRSLEASIKYMLLSAAASSFLLFGMALIYAESGDMSFASLGKSLSDHQIHEPLLLAGLGMMIVGLGFKLSLVPFQLWTPDVYQGAPAPVSTFLATAGKIAVFGAVMRLFLYAPVADSESVRIVLSIIAFASIMFGNVMAVSQTNIKRLLGYSSIAHLGYLLVALIAVQSHQLALETVGVYLVGYLFSSLGAFGVVSLMSSPYRGPDADSLFSYRGLFWHKPILSAVMTVMMLSLAGIPMTLGFFGKFYVLAVGVNAELWWLTGAVVLGSAIGLYYYLRVMVSLFLNAPQVLQRDTPNNWALTAGGVVVLISSIVVLFFGLYPQPLISLVQLAQPMM; encoded by the coding sequence ATGACAATAACTCTTCAACAACTAATTGCGCTATCGCCGCTGTTGATCGTCGGATTGACGGTAGTGGTTGTGATGCTGTGCATTGCGTGGCGACGCAACCATTTTGTCAACGCAACCATGACGGTTATCGGCCTGAATATTGCGTTGCTGTCACTGTACTTTGTCGGCCAGGTTGGCCCAACGGATGTGACGCCGCTGCTGCGTGTTGATGGCTTCTCGATGTTCTATACCGGACTGGTTCTGCTTGCCAGTCTGGCAACCAGCACGTTTGCCTATCCGTGGCTGCAAGGCTACCCAGACAACCGTGATGAGTTCTACCTGCTGGTTCTCATTGCTGCGTTAGGTGGGATCCTGCTGTCGAGCGCCAACCATCTGGCTTCGCTGTTCATCGGGATTGAACTGCTTTCCCTCCCGCTGTTTGGTCTGGTCGGTTATGCCTTCCGCCTGAAGCGTTCGCTGGAAGCCAGTATTAAATACATGCTGCTGTCGGCGGCGGCGTCTTCCTTCCTGCTGTTTGGGATGGCGCTGATCTATGCTGAATCGGGCGATATGAGCTTTGCCAGCCTAGGTAAGAGCCTGAGCGATCACCAAATCCATGAACCGCTGCTGCTGGCTGGCTTGGGGATGATGATTGTCGGTCTGGGCTTCAAACTGTCTCTGGTTCCGTTCCAGCTGTGGACACCTGATGTGTATCAGGGGGCGCCTGCGCCAGTATCTACGTTTCTGGCGACGGCCGGTAAGATTGCGGTTTTCGGTGCGGTAATGCGTTTGTTCCTGTACGCGCCGGTGGCTGACAGCGAATCCGTCAGAATCGTGCTGAGTATTATTGCGTTTGCATCGATAATGTTCGGTAACGTGATGGCGGTATCGCAGACTAATATCAAACGTCTTCTCGGTTACTCCTCTATCGCGCATCTGGGCTACTTGTTGGTTGCCCTGATCGCGGTTCAGAGTCATCAACTGGCGTTGGAAACTGTCGGTGTTTATCTGGTCGGTTACTTGTTCAGCAGCCTCGGGGCGTTCGGTGTAGTTAGTCTGATGTCCAGCCCGTACCGTGGCCCGGATGCCGATTCGCTGTTCTCTTACCGTGGTTTGTTCTGGCATAAACCGATTCTGTCTGCGGTTATGACGGTAATGATGCTGTCGCTGGCGGGTATCCCGATGACGCTGGGCTTCTTCGGGAAATTCTACGTGTTGGCTGTCGGTGTTAATGCTGAACTGTGGTGGTTGACCGGCGCGGTCGTTCTGGGTAGCGCCATTGGTCTGTACTACTACCTGCGTGTCATGGTTAGCTTGTTCCTGAATGCGCCTCAGGTGTTGCAGCGTGATACGCCAAACAACTGGGCATTAACCGCGGGTGGTGTGGTCGTGTTGATCTCTTCCATCGTGGTACTGTTCTTTGGTTTGTACCCGCAGCCGCTTATCTCTCTGGTTCAATTGGCGCAGCCAATGATGTAA
- the treB gene encoding PTS trehalose transporter subunit IIBC produces MSKVKQQDIDRLIELVGGRENIAAVTHCITRLRFVLHDASKAHPKNIEEMRMVKGCFTNAGQFQVVIGTDVDEYYKALLATTGKGEINKEEAKIAARQNMSWFERSISHFAEIFFPLLPALISGGLILGARNVIGDIPMRDGQTLVQLYPTWQTVYDFLWLLGEAIFFYLPVAVCWSTVRKMGGTPILGIVLGITLVSPQLMNAYLIGQQTPEVWNFGWFTIEKIGYQAQVIPSVLAGMALALIEIRLKKIVPDYLYLVVVPVTSLILAVFLAHTLIGPFGRMIGDGVAWAVKAVMTGSFAPVGAALFGFLYAPLVITGVHQTTLAIDMQMIQSMGGTPVWPLIALSNIAQAAAVVGVIIVSRKANEREISVPAAISAFLGVTEPAMYGINLKYRFPMLCAMIGSAAAALICGLYGVTANGIGVGGLPGILSIKPQFWGVFALAMLVAAVISIVLTVLVYKRKSRNGTLDPA; encoded by the coding sequence ATGAGTAAAGTTAAACAACAGGATATTGACCGTCTGATCGAGCTGGTTGGCGGGCGTGAGAACATCGCGGCGGTCACGCACTGCATCACCCGTCTTCGCTTTGTCTTGCACGATGCTTCCAAGGCGCACCCCAAAAACATTGAAGAAATGCGTATGGTAAAAGGCTGCTTCACGAATGCCGGACAATTTCAGGTCGTGATCGGCACTGACGTAGACGAGTATTACAAAGCGCTGCTCGCCACCACGGGAAAAGGAGAGATTAATAAGGAAGAAGCCAAAATCGCCGCCCGCCAGAATATGAGCTGGTTTGAGCGCAGCATTTCACATTTTGCCGAGATCTTTTTCCCTCTGCTTCCCGCACTCATCAGCGGGGGCTTGATCCTCGGGGCGCGTAACGTTATCGGCGACATCCCGATGCGTGACGGGCAAACGCTGGTACAGCTCTACCCGACCTGGCAAACCGTCTATGATTTCCTCTGGCTACTCGGCGAAGCCATCTTCTTCTACCTCCCTGTAGCCGTCTGCTGGTCAACCGTACGTAAAATGGGCGGGACACCGATTCTCGGTATCGTGCTAGGCATCACGCTGGTATCACCACAGTTAATGAATGCCTATCTCATCGGCCAACAAACGCCTGAAGTGTGGAATTTTGGCTGGTTCACCATTGAAAAAATAGGTTATCAGGCACAGGTCATTCCTTCCGTATTAGCCGGAATGGCGCTGGCTTTGATCGAAATACGACTGAAAAAAATCGTGCCGGATTACCTCTATCTGGTAGTCGTGCCCGTAACATCACTCATTCTGGCCGTTTTCCTGGCACACACGTTGATTGGTCCGTTTGGTCGTATGATTGGCGATGGCGTCGCCTGGGCCGTTAAGGCGGTGATGACAGGCAGCTTCGCCCCAGTTGGTGCCGCGCTGTTTGGGTTCCTGTACGCGCCGCTGGTCATCACGGGCGTACACCAAACGACATTAGCGATTGATATGCAGATGATTCAGAGTATGGGCGGCACCCCAGTTTGGCCACTCATCGCGCTGTCCAACATTGCACAGGCAGCTGCCGTCGTCGGGGTGATTATCGTCAGTCGGAAAGCCAACGAGCGCGAAATATCTGTTCCCGCTGCGATTTCCGCCTTTCTTGGCGTGACCGAGCCGGCCATGTACGGTATCAACCTGAAATACCGCTTCCCGATGCTGTGCGCCATGATCGGCTCCGCCGCTGCTGCGCTCATTTGCGGCCTATATGGCGTAACAGCAAATGGCATCGGCGTCGGTGGATTGCCGGGTATTCTCTCCATCAAACCTCAGTTTTGGGGAGTCTTTGCTCTGGCGATGCTGGTTGCCGCCGTCATCTCGATAGTGCTGACCGTGCTGGTCTATAAGCGCAAAAGTCGCAATGGCACGCTAGATCCCGCATAA